TCTTTTCCTTTGTAAAAGACCATACAGAAATAGAAATTTCTGCCTTTGGCATTGGTTCTTTTAAAAAACTATATATAGTAAATGAAATAAACACAATCGAGCGATAAAATGAGAAACTTTCATAAAAAAATCGAAGAATTTAAAAATAAATATCCACTCGACAAGGACCTAGAAGACAGGATTCCCAATCCCAAATTTTTATACATGGGAAATACCATCTTGGAAGAGGCAATTGCAGCCATCCTTGCCGGCAAAAATATACTTTTGGTTGGAGATAAGTCCACAGGAAAAAACGTCCTTGCAGAAAATTTGGCCTATCTTTTTGCCAGACCTATGTGGAATATTTCTTTCCATGTAAGCGTTGATGCCTCAAGCCTAATTGGCGATGACACATTAAAATCGGGATCTGTTACCTTTAGGGAAGGACCAATTTCTCTTGCCAGTCGATATGGTGGTTTTGCTGTTCTAGATGAAATAAATATGGCAAAAAACGAAGCCATGGCCGTCCTCCACTCTGTCCTTGACTACAGGAGAAGGATTGATGTACCTGGCTACAAACTAATTAACGTCCACCCTGCCACCCGCTTTATAGGGACTATGAACTACGGCTACGAGGGCACTCGTGACCTAAACGAAGCCCTTTTATCTAGGTTTGCCATTATCAAAATGCCAAGGATTTTAGATAATGATTTAAAATACCTTATAAAAACCCATCACCCAGACCTTAAGGAAGCTTATATAAACGACCTTGCAAACTTTTTTCACGACCTAAAAGACAAGGCATCAGCTCACGAGATTTCCGACTCTGCCCCAGATTTAAGGGGGATTTTTGACGGACTCGACCTAATCAAGGAAGGCCTAGAATTTAAGGAAGCAATGAGACTTTGTCTGGTAAATAAGATTTTCGATGACTATGAGGCCGACCTCGTTGAAGACTTACTAAAAGCTCGCTTCCCAGAAAACATCTACCAAAAAGACATGACAAATGACTAGGGATCAAGACCAAATTAATGAAAATAGAATATATAACCTCCAATGGGCAGGGGCATCTAATTACGACTTTGAAAATTTTATCATAGGAGAAAATATTGACGGCAATCCCGATTTTTACCTCAATTTGATAATTGGCCTATCTATAAAATATCTGGGCCAAGAAGAAATTCAAAATCTTTTTGATGCCTGGGCCTATAACCCAAGACGTGATAGGTACGACCTCGCCTTAATCTATATCCTAGAAGACTTTGCCTACAATAAAGAAATCGAGCAAAGACCAGTTTTAGAGTCTTTAAGAAGGACCTATGCCCAAAAATTCCTTGACGACAAGTACGACCTCCAAAGGAGAAACCTTGCCCTTAGGCAAAATCAAATTTACAGGCTAGAAGTTCTTAGAATGAAGGAAATTTTAGGAGAAAATCCTGGGAAAGTTTCCAAAAAAGATTCAGCACTTTATAAAAATCTTAAATTGCCAGATGATACTGACAGGTCAAATTTAGAAAAAAGAGTCATAGATCTTTTTAAATCCTACCTAGGATATAGTGAAAATAATATCCTGAAAAATTTACCATCCTTAAATCTTTCTCTCTTTGAAAGTGCAGGCATGGTTAGCCTTGAAAGGTCAAATATGCCAGCAAACTTTGCTGGTAAAGCTCAAAAATCGAGAGGTCTTGGAACTTTCATCCTTGATTTTAAAATCAAAAAAAGAAAAGAAAGCCTAGCTTACATAGAAAAAACCTTTGGCAAAGGACTTTTTGATGAAAAAATTAGGCTGGGAATTGAAAGAGATCTCTGCACTGGCGGTCACAAAAAATCTAGACTTTTTTATACTAGGGGTATTTCAGAAAATGATAGGGACCTTGACCAAGATCTTAATAAAAAGGCTATCCAAAGGCATCTCTTAAAATTTAAGGAAAATAAATCCGCCTACACAAGGGCCATTGCAGTCTTATCCAAAGAGATAAAGCTTAAATTAAATCTCACTTCATCTTTTGATGAAGACATTTCTCAAAGAGGAAAACTCGTCTCCCACCTTGCCTACAAGGCCGAAATTACCGACAGAGCAAGGATTTTTAAGAAGAAAAACTTGGTGACCGACCCATCAATGAAGGTAGACCTTTTAGTTGACGGATCAGCCTCCCTCCTTGATAAGGAATCAGAAGTCGCTATCGAAGCCTATATCCTGGCCAAATCTCTTGAAAACAACTCTATCTTAGTTAGGGTGATTTCCTTTCAAACAGTGGGCGATTTTACAATCCTAACCATCCTCAAAGACTACGACGAAAAGGCCGAAATCAAGAAAATTTTTCGTTTTAAGGCCATGGGCTGGAACAGGGACGGGCTTGTATTTCGTGCCTATAGGGCGATTTTGGATAAAAATATCAAAGACACCCTATCCATAATCCTCACAGATGCCAATCCCCAAGACCTAAAGCCTCTAATTACTGACGGTTTTAAATTTAATAGGCCCTACCAAGACCAGGTTGGCCTTGAAGATGCCAAGAAAAACCTCAATATCCTCAGGAAAAAAGGCCTGAAAATTGCTGCTATCATAAGTGGCGACCATGTTGAAAATGCCAGGGAAATTTACAGATCAAACTTCATAAAAATCGACAAGGCAAGCGCCATAGCTAATGCCTGCGGGAAATTTATAAAAAAACAAATATCGTCCATAGACAAATAAGCTGGGAAAGAAAAAAACTAAGCAGATAAAAAAATTATCTAACTTAGCACTTATAATTTCCCAGCTTTTAAAATTTTAATTTTTTCTTTCAAAACAGCTTCCTTACTATTGTGGGTAATTTTCAATCGTGATATAATAATGATATAGATTATCAATTTCAAAGGAGCTTTTATGATCAAAATTGAAAACTTATATAAAAGTTACGGTCAAGGCCAAGCAAAGGTTGAAGTCTTGAAAAATATTGACCTTGACATAGAAAAAGGCAAAATCATCTGCATTTTAGGACCTTCTGGATCTGGCAAGTCCACCCTACTTAATATTATCGGAGGTATTGAATCTATCGATTCTGGCGAGGTCCATGTTTTAGGAGAAGACCTTGCTAAGATGAGCAAAAAAGCCTTAGAAAACTATAGACGAGAAAAATTAGGTTTTGTATTTCAGTTTTACAATCTAATTAGTGACCTTAATGTCTTTGAAAATATAGAAGTCGGAAAGTATCTGGCAAAAAATCCCCTAGATATAAATAAACTTGTGGAAGATTTGGGAATAAAAGACCAGGTTAATAAATTTCCTAATGAAATATCTGGCGGTCAGGCTCAGAGAACCTCAATTGCTAGGGCCCTTATAAAAAGACCAGAAATCCTTATTTGTGACGAACCAACAGGTGCTCTTGATTACGAAAGTGCCAAGGAAGTCCTTGACTTGCTTGAAAAAATGAACCAGGACTATGGTTCAACAATCCTTATTGCCAGCCACAACATACAAATAAGCAAGATGTGTGACTATATCCTAAACCTACACGATGGCAAGGTAAAATCATACATAAAAAACGAAAGAAAAATTTTAGCAAAGGAAGTAACTTGGTAATGAAAAACCCAATTTATAAGAGAGCTTACAGGCAAGTTTACTTTCATCCTTCCAGGGTCTTGCCGATTTTCCTCGCTCTTTGTTTCATAATTATTTTTTCTTCATCATTTTTTATAGCCCAAGATTCTACAAAAAAACTCTACTACGACCTAATTGACCAGGGCAAGGTTGAAGATGGAAATTTTACCTGCCTAGATAAATTAGATGACAATGTAAAGAAAGACTTAGAAGATAAGAAGATAAGCCTGTACGAGAATTTTTATGTAAAAGCAAAGGCTGGCGGCAATAAAACCCTAAGAGTATTTGAAAATAGGGACGAAATCAATCTTCCATCAATCCTAGAAGGAAGACTTGCTAAGACCAAGGGCGAAATCGCTATTTCTGCAAACTACGCCAGAGCCAATAGCCTAAAAATCGGAGATTTGCTTAGCCTAGAAGGAAAAGATTATAAGATTGTTGGTCTCATCGCCCTTCCAGACTACTCTACCCTCCTAAAAAACAACAGTGACCTTGTCATGGATCCAGGATTTTTTGGGGTGGGGCTTGTGGCAAAAGGTAAGTTAAAAGATATTTCAGACCAAATCACCTACCAATATTCCTATAAAGACAAGGAAGATTTGTCAAAGTCTAAGGCAAGAGAAAAGCAAAAGGACTTATTAAAAATCATAAACCAGAAAAATATGGTCACTGATTCAATCTTAAAGTATGACAACCAATGCATGAGGTATTTTATAGAAGATATGGGTGGTGACGTGCCAATGATGACAGCCCTTATGGTAGTCTTAGTCCTTGCTATCGCCTTTATCAGCGCCATCCAAGTCAAAAGCCTGATTGAAGAAGAGGCACCAATTATCGGCACCCTCCTCGCTTCAGGTTACAAAAAAAGTGAACTAAGAAAATCCTATATGGTCATGCCTATCTTTATCACTTTGCTTGCCTGTCTTATCGGCAATATCATTTCCTACACCTATGCCTACAAGACCTACACAAGCCTTTACTACAAGTCCTACGACCTACCAAAATTCGTAGTTTCCTTTAATCTAAGGTCTTTCATCCTCACAAGCCTAATACCTCTTGTGATATATTTAATAATAAACTTCCTTGTTATAAATAAGGCTCTTAATTACAAAACCATTGATTTTTTAAGAAATACCTTAAAAACTCCAAAATCAAGGAAGAGGATAAACTTATCTAGTTTTAAATTTTTAAATAAATTCAGACTTAGGGTTATCTTTGCCAACAGGGCAAATATAATCAGCTTAATTTTTGGAATAGGTCTTGCCAATATTCTTTTGATTTATTCCCTAGGAGTAAAGCCAATTTTTACAGACTATGCACAAAAAGTTAAAGATTCGATGAAATATGACCACACCTATATAGTAAAAGCTCCAGACCCTAAAATCAATGCTGATAAAATTACTATGATGAATTTTGAATTAGTAGATTTCAATAACAAAAAAATCCAGTGCCTAGGAGTAGATGCCGATT
This genomic window from Anaerococcus murdochii contains:
- a CDS encoding AAA family ATPase translates to MRNFHKKIEEFKNKYPLDKDLEDRIPNPKFLYMGNTILEEAIAAILAGKNILLVGDKSTGKNVLAENLAYLFARPMWNISFHVSVDASSLIGDDTLKSGSVTFREGPISLASRYGGFAVLDEINMAKNEAMAVLHSVLDYRRRIDVPGYKLINVHPATRFIGTMNYGYEGTRDLNEALLSRFAIIKMPRILDNDLKYLIKTHHPDLKEAYINDLANFFHDLKDKASAHEISDSAPDLRGIFDGLDLIKEGLEFKEAMRLCLVNKIFDDYEADLVEDLLKARFPENIYQKDMTND
- a CDS encoding vWA domain-containing protein; its protein translation is MTRDQDQINENRIYNLQWAGASNYDFENFIIGENIDGNPDFYLNLIIGLSIKYLGQEEIQNLFDAWAYNPRRDRYDLALIYILEDFAYNKEIEQRPVLESLRRTYAQKFLDDKYDLQRRNLALRQNQIYRLEVLRMKEILGENPGKVSKKDSALYKNLKLPDDTDRSNLEKRVIDLFKSYLGYSENNILKNLPSLNLSLFESAGMVSLERSNMPANFAGKAQKSRGLGTFILDFKIKKRKESLAYIEKTFGKGLFDEKIRLGIERDLCTGGHKKSRLFYTRGISENDRDLDQDLNKKAIQRHLLKFKENKSAYTRAIAVLSKEIKLKLNLTSSFDEDISQRGKLVSHLAYKAEITDRARIFKKKNLVTDPSMKVDLLVDGSASLLDKESEVAIEAYILAKSLENNSILVRVISFQTVGDFTILTILKDYDEKAEIKKIFRFKAMGWNRDGLVFRAYRAILDKNIKDTLSIILTDANPQDLKPLITDGFKFNRPYQDQVGLEDAKKNLNILRKKGLKIAAIISGDHVENAREIYRSNFIKIDKASAIANACGKFIKKQISSIDK
- a CDS encoding ABC transporter ATP-binding protein, which codes for MIKIENLYKSYGQGQAKVEVLKNIDLDIEKGKIICILGPSGSGKSTLLNIIGGIESIDSGEVHVLGEDLAKMSKKALENYRREKLGFVFQFYNLISDLNVFENIEVGKYLAKNPLDINKLVEDLGIKDQVNKFPNEISGGQAQRTSIARALIKRPEILICDEPTGALDYESAKEVLDLLEKMNQDYGSTILIASHNIQISKMCDYILNLHDGKVKSYIKNERKILAKEVTW
- a CDS encoding ABC transporter permease; the protein is MKNPIYKRAYRQVYFHPSRVLPIFLALCFIIIFSSSFFIAQDSTKKLYYDLIDQGKVEDGNFTCLDKLDDNVKKDLEDKKISLYENFYVKAKAGGNKTLRVFENRDEINLPSILEGRLAKTKGEIAISANYARANSLKIGDLLSLEGKDYKIVGLIALPDYSTLLKNNSDLVMDPGFFGVGLVAKGKLKDISDQITYQYSYKDKEDLSKSKAREKQKDLLKIINQKNMVTDSILKYDNQCMRYFIEDMGGDVPMMTALMVVLVLAIAFISAIQVKSLIEEEAPIIGTLLASGYKKSELRKSYMVMPIFITLLACLIGNIISYTYAYKTYTSLYYKSYDLPKFVVSFNLRSFILTSLIPLVIYLIINFLVINKALNYKTIDFLRNTLKTPKSRKRINLSSFKFLNKFRLRVIFANRANIISLIFGIGLANILLIYSLGVKPIFTDYAQKVKDSMKYDHTYIVKAPDPKINADKITMMNFELVDFNNKKIQCLGVDADSKYKDLNIEDLYNNDVIVSNGLAKVYKLKAGDEINALENFNYSEVKLKIKSIDKTNNQFQILGKRENINKILDQNKEYFNAYGSNHKEDIDKNLLVNEIDKEEMNKFMAHFLDSFGGVFDSLLLVTLAFYLIISYLVTSLIIDKSKTNISYLKVFGLRDGESTAIYTSPILLILLAFEIIMIPALDFLIKLMTRFAITKLDAYVEISIPLTSFLGAIGLSLGIFIIVQILEKRKISKIDMVKELKIING